The Cellulophaga sp. L1A9 genome window below encodes:
- the rlmN gene encoding 23S rRNA (adenine(2503)-C(2))-methyltransferase RlmN, which translates to MDTIKKKDIRALTKEQLREFFVANGDKAFRGNQVYEWLWQKGAHSFEAMTNVSKETRDMLTQNFVINHIKVDVMQRSNDGTIKNAVRLHDDLIVESVLIPTKTRTTACVSSQVGCSLDCKFCATSRLKRMRNLNPDEIYDQVVAIDNESRLYFNRPLSNIVFMGMGEPLMNYNNVLKAIDKITSPEGLGVSPKRIVVSTSGVPKMIRKMADDEVKFKLAVSLHSAIDEIRTSIMPFNANFTLTDLRQSLQYWYAKTKSRITYEYVIWKGINDSQKDVDALVDFCKFAPSKVNLIEYNPIDDGEFQQASNAAIDMYVNTLEQHNIAVTVRRSRGKDIDAACGQLANKS; encoded by the coding sequence GTGGATACAATTAAAAAAAAAGATATACGTGCCTTAACCAAAGAGCAATTGCGAGAGTTCTTCGTTGCCAATGGTGACAAAGCTTTTAGGGGCAATCAAGTCTATGAATGGCTTTGGCAAAAAGGGGCGCACTCTTTTGAAGCAATGACTAATGTTTCTAAAGAAACTAGAGACATGTTAACTCAGAATTTTGTCATCAACCATATAAAGGTAGATGTCATGCAGCGCAGTAATGATGGGACTATAAAAAATGCGGTGCGCTTACATGATGATTTAATTGTGGAGTCCGTTTTAATTCCCACAAAAACAAGAACAACAGCTTGTGTGTCTAGTCAAGTAGGGTGCAGTTTAGATTGTAAGTTCTGTGCTACCTCACGCTTAAAGCGTATGCGTAACTTAAATCCCGATGAGATTTATGATCAAGTAGTGGCAATAGACAATGAAAGTAGATTGTATTTCAATCGCCCCTTGAGTAATATTGTTTTCATGGGGATGGGAGAGCCTTTAATGAACTACAATAACGTTTTAAAGGCAATAGATAAGATTACATCTCCCGAAGGATTAGGGGTGTCTCCGAAGCGTATTGTGGTTTCTACTTCAGGGGTGCCAAAAATGATTCGTAAAATGGCAGATGATGAGGTTAAATTTAAATTAGCGGTTTCATTGCATTCCGCTATTGATGAAATTAGAACTTCTATCATGCCGTTTAATGCTAATTTTACACTTACGGACTTAAGACAGTCGTTACAATATTGGTATGCAAAAACAAAAAGTAGAATTACTTACGAATATGTAATTTGGAAGGGGATTAATGACAGTCAGAAAGATGTTGATGCTTTGGTCGATTTTTGCAAGTTTGCGCCTTCTAAAGTAAATTTAATAGAATATAATCCTATAGATGATGGCGAATTTCAGCAAGCTTCAAATGCCGCTATTGATATGTATGTGAATACTTTAGAGCAGCATAATATTGCTGTTACAGTACGTAGATCTCGAGGAAAAGATATTGATGCCGCTTGCGGTCAATTAGCAAATAAATCATAA
- a CDS encoding Lipl32 family lipoprotein: protein MKKKFIVSLAILLVGGLSATQAQKLKKFGSSVEKKVGPKTIKVPYTDVISYLGYAESGNEDEVKDNKKFYYIYVWVPLAAPELGVRMVSPTDGKTKGATASKEYTENASSEDFFDTYITLERSDIISSDGLTDSSAKAANWVTLASNDDSSEMPKQPSGSSYNSLLRYKSEMSNPAKAITAGLYRVGFTTYKTGEVKGTFMAEVAAPIKLPGVVMAKTIEELNAKIAE, encoded by the coding sequence ATGAAGAAAAAATTTATTGTATCGTTAGCTATTTTATTAGTTGGAGGTTTAAGTGCTACACAAGCTCAGAAATTAAAAAAATTCGGTAGCTCTGTTGAGAAAAAGGTTGGGCCAAAAACTATTAAAGTTCCTTATACCGATGTCATTTCGTATTTAGGATATGCTGAATCTGGCAATGAAGATGAAGTTAAAGACAACAAAAAGTTTTATTACATCTATGTATGGGTTCCTTTAGCTGCTCCAGAATTAGGAGTACGTATGGTTTCGCCAACAGACGGAAAAACTAAAGGTGCTACAGCATCAAAAGAGTATACTGAAAATGCAAGCTCTGAAGATTTCTTTGACACGTATATTACCTTAGAGCGTTCTGATATTATTTCTAGTGACGGACTTACAGATAGCAGTGCAAAAGCAGCTAACTGGGTTACTTTAGCTAGTAATGACGATAGTTCTGAGATGCCTAAGCAACCAAGTGGAAGCAGCTACAACTCACTTTTAAGATACAAAAGTGAAATGAGTAATCCTGCAAAAGCAATTACCGCTGGATTATACAGAGTTGGTTTTACTACGTACAAAACAGGTGAAGTAAAAGGAACATTTATGGCTGAAGTTGCTGCCCCTATTAAATTACCAGGAGTAGTAATGGCTAAAACAATTGAAGAATTAAATGCTAAGATTGCAGAATAA
- a CDS encoding polyprenyl synthetase family protein, giving the protein MKVVDQIKEPIIEEMELFEKKFYESMTSKVALLNRITHYIVNRKGKQMRPMFVFLTSKLINNGEVNERTYRGASVIELIHTATLVHDDVVDESNKRRGFFSINALWKNKIAVLVGDYLLSKGLLLSIDNGDFDLLKIISVAVREMSEGELLQIEKARRLDITEDIYYEIIRQKTATLIAACCSLGACSVKPDSEEVEVFRKFGEYCGMAFQIKDDLFDYGDAAIGKPTGIDIKEQKMTLPLIYVLNNCSKKDKKWVINSIKNHNKDKKRVKEVINFVKDNGGLDYAVTKMIAFKDQALAILDTYPDSDYKNSLQLMVNYVVDRKI; this is encoded by the coding sequence GTGAAAGTTGTAGACCAAATAAAAGAACCCATTATAGAGGAAATGGAACTTTTTGAAAAGAAGTTCTATGAATCCATGACTTCTAAAGTTGCACTTCTAAATAGAATTACCCACTACATTGTTAATAGAAAAGGAAAGCAAATGCGACCAATGTTCGTCTTTCTTACCTCTAAATTGATTAATAATGGCGAGGTAAATGAAAGGACCTATCGTGGGGCTTCTGTTATTGAGCTGATCCATACTGCTACATTGGTACATGATGATGTGGTAGACGAAAGTAATAAACGCCGAGGGTTTTTCTCTATCAATGCACTTTGGAAGAATAAAATAGCGGTTTTGGTTGGGGATTACCTTCTGTCTAAAGGATTATTGCTCTCCATAGATAATGGTGATTTTGATTTGCTTAAAATTATTTCTGTAGCCGTACGTGAGATGAGCGAGGGAGAATTACTGCAAATAGAAAAAGCCCGTCGCTTAGATATTACCGAAGATATTTATTATGAAATTATCCGTCAGAAAACTGCAACCTTAATCGCGGCTTGCTGTAGTTTGGGGGCATGCTCTGTAAAACCCGATTCTGAAGAGGTTGAGGTTTTTAGGAAGTTTGGAGAATATTGTGGAATGGCTTTTCAAATAAAAGATGATTTGTTTGATTATGGGGATGCCGCTATCGGTAAACCTACTGGTATAGATATTAAAGAGCAAAAGATGACCCTTCCTTTAATCTATGTGTTAAATAACTGTTCTAAAAAGGACAAGAAGTGGGTCATTAACTCCATAAAGAACCACAACAAAGATAAAAAACGCGTAAAAGAGGTTATCAATTTTGTAAAAGATAACGGTGGACTTGATTATGCGGTAACAAAAATGATAGCGTTTAAAGATCAAGCACTAGCAATATTGGACACGTATCCAGATTCGGATTATAAAAATTCACTGCAACTCATGGTGAATTATGTAGTGGATAGAAAAATATAA
- a CDS encoding RNA polymerase sigma factor produces the protein MKIISFYTNEKLLIKKAVAGNAQAQKHIYEKNAPKMLSVCRQYVKDSAFSEDVMVTGFVKVFKYLDTFKFEGSFEGWIRRIMIRESITYLRKKQFVVFDDDVFERNTTSQISFSSEVDAEQIQLLIDKLPEGYKMVFVLYAVEGYKHSEIAEMLNISESTSKSQLFKARRTLQEQMKEQKIVSYGTN, from the coding sequence TTGAAGATTATTTCTTTTTATACTAACGAAAAACTTCTGATTAAAAAAGCTGTAGCTGGAAACGCGCAAGCTCAGAAGCATATTTATGAGAAGAATGCGCCTAAAATGCTCAGTGTTTGTCGGCAATATGTTAAAGATTCTGCTTTTTCAGAGGATGTTATGGTGACTGGTTTTGTAAAAGTTTTTAAGTATTTAGACACTTTTAAATTTGAAGGTAGTTTTGAGGGTTGGATTCGTAGAATCATGATTCGAGAATCAATTACCTATTTACGTAAAAAACAATTTGTAGTGTTTGATGATGATGTTTTTGAGAGAAATACGACATCTCAAATTTCGTTCTCATCAGAAGTAGATGCAGAACAAATACAGCTACTAATTGATAAGCTTCCGGAAGGATACAAGATGGTTTTTGTGTTGTATGCGGTAGAAGGTTATAAACACAGCGAAATTGCGGAAATGTTGAATATTTCTGAAAGCACCTCAAAATCGCAATTATTTAAAGCAAGAAGAACGCTCCAAGAGCAAATGAAGGAACAAAAAATAGTAAGTTATGGCACCAATTAA
- a CDS encoding zinc-ribbon domain-containing protein — protein MILFFGTRTGKTIQRELKTSSCTFCQQRSTLHFSESSTYFHLFWIKLFKIATTKTIACSHCKRVYYENEFSVEMQQEINLN, from the coding sequence ATGATTCTATTTTTTGGAACAAGAACAGGAAAAACAATTCAAAGAGAATTGAAAACAAGTTCTTGTACCTTCTGTCAACAGAGAAGCACACTACACTTTTCTGAAAGCAGCACTTATTTTCATCTGTTTTGGATTAAACTTTTCAAGATAGCAACCACAAAAACAATAGCTTGCTCGCACTGTAAAAGAGTGTATTACGAAAATGAATTCTCAGTAGAAATGCAGCAAGAAATTAATTTAAATTAA
- a CDS encoding SIMPL domain-containing protein (The SIMPL domain is named for its presence in mouse protein SIMPL (signalling molecule that associates with mouse pelle-like kinase). Bacterial member BP26, from Brucella, was shown to assemble into a channel-like structure, while YggE from E. coli has been associated with resistance to oxidative stress.): MKKYIIQTFILLFTMTAMAQTTPPSISVNGTTTYTIKPTFIAKMILSLNNVYYDAPGMTFPELKESYFAALKKHGIDLKALKEDKFAYELLRFEKEGTYFEFETNSKETLEKFISIKAFGVSQSDSSFEYTLTDDEIATYAKEAYDNAKAKAEAIAKKINRKVGKALYIHDNSSNKMSESLYYGADFSKRDYQISVSFELL, from the coding sequence ATGAAAAAATATATTATTCAAACCTTTATTTTACTATTCACTATGACTGCAATGGCTCAAACGACCCCACCAAGTATAAGTGTTAACGGAACAACAACATACACCATTAAGCCTACATTTATTGCTAAAATGATTCTTAGCTTAAACAACGTGTATTACGATGCTCCTGGGATGACTTTTCCAGAATTAAAAGAAAGCTACTTCGCTGCTTTAAAAAAGCACGGTATTGACCTTAAGGCATTGAAAGAAGACAAGTTTGCATATGAGCTCTTACGCTTTGAAAAGGAAGGAACTTACTTTGAGTTTGAAACCAACTCTAAAGAAACGCTTGAGAAGTTTATTTCTATAAAAGCATTTGGGGTGTCACAATCTGATTCTAGCTTTGAGTACACCTTAACTGATGATGAGATCGCTACGTATGCAAAAGAAGCGTATGACAATGCTAAAGCAAAGGCAGAGGCTATCGCAAAGAAAATAAATCGTAAAGTGGGTAAAGCATTATATATCCACGACAATAGTTCAAATAAAATGTCTGAGTCACTTTATTATGGTGCTGATTTCTCAAAAAGAGACTACCAAATTTCGGTTTCTTTTGAATTGCTATAA